In a genomic window of Curtobacterium sp. MCBD17_035:
- a CDS encoding site-2 protease family protein, whose protein sequence is MTPGSVLLFVLGVVVFVVGLLVSIGLHELGHLFFAKLFGVKVTQYMLGFGRTLWSFRRGDTEYGVKPILLGGYISMVGMLAPRASGKPAPITNTGFYSAMVQDARDASAEQIAEQGDERAFYRLTPWKRIIVMIAGPAMNLVIGIVLFAVLLCGFGAPTTSIAGTTACVLPTSQSTRCTSDDPVSPATRAGLRAGDAVLAVDGRSDVSTTELTTILQRSASSPVRLTVLRDGQRRTITVTPRLATRDVYRADGTVAKEQDGSTKTERVGVVGVSIGQTLVRQSPAAVLPAVWAQTEASASLILDLPQRLVAVWNAAFGSQQRAQDSPVSVVGVGRAIGTVASASGVPVVDKIYTILSLLGALNIGLFVLNLVPLLPLDGGHVAGALWEAVKRRTAKLLGRGDPGPIDLAKTMPLTFAVVVLLGGMSLLLIYADIVRPVRVFG, encoded by the coding sequence GTGACCCCCGGATCCGTGCTCCTGTTCGTCCTCGGCGTCGTCGTGTTCGTCGTCGGCCTGCTGGTCTCGATCGGCCTCCACGAGCTCGGACACCTGTTCTTCGCCAAGCTCTTCGGCGTCAAGGTGACGCAGTACATGCTCGGGTTCGGGCGGACGCTGTGGTCGTTCCGCCGCGGCGACACGGAGTACGGGGTCAAGCCGATCCTCCTGGGCGGCTACATCTCGATGGTCGGGATGCTCGCCCCGCGGGCGTCCGGCAAACCCGCACCGATCACGAACACCGGGTTCTACAGCGCGATGGTGCAGGACGCCCGAGACGCCAGCGCGGAGCAGATCGCCGAGCAGGGGGACGAGCGGGCGTTCTACCGACTGACACCGTGGAAGCGGATCATCGTCATGATCGCGGGCCCGGCCATGAACCTCGTGATCGGCATCGTGCTGTTCGCGGTCCTGCTGTGCGGCTTCGGCGCGCCGACGACGAGCATCGCGGGCACGACCGCGTGCGTGCTGCCGACGTCGCAGTCGACCCGGTGCACGAGTGACGATCCGGTGTCCCCGGCGACGCGGGCAGGGCTGCGTGCCGGCGACGCCGTGCTCGCGGTCGACGGCCGGTCGGATGTCTCGACGACCGAGCTGACGACGATCCTGCAGCGGTCGGCCAGCTCGCCCGTGCGACTCACGGTCCTCCGCGACGGGCAGCGGCGCACGATCACCGTGACGCCCCGGTTGGCGACGCGTGACGTCTACCGCGCCGACGGCACGGTGGCGAAGGAGCAGGACGGCAGCACGAAGACGGAACGCGTCGGCGTCGTCGGCGTCTCGATCGGACAGACGCTGGTCCGGCAGTCGCCGGCGGCGGTCCTGCCCGCGGTCTGGGCACAGACCGAGGCGTCGGCGTCGCTCATCCTCGACCTGCCGCAGCGACTCGTCGCGGTGTGGAACGCCGCGTTCGGATCCCAACAGCGCGCACAGGACAGCCCGGTGAGCGTCGTCGGCGTCGGCCGCGCCATCGGGACCGTGGCGTCGGCGAGCGGCGTCCCGGTCGTCGACAAGATCTACACGATCCTGTCGCTGCTCGGCGCGCTCAACATCGGTCTCTTCGTGCTCAACCTCGTGCCGCTGCTGCCGCTCGACGGCGGGCACGTCGCGGGCGCACTGTGGGAGGCCGTCAAGCGTCGAACGGCCAAGCTCCTCGGCCGCGGGGACCCGGGCCCGATCGACCTGGCCAAG